The Astatotilapia calliptera chromosome 8, fAstCal1.2, whole genome shotgun sequence nucleotide sequence attaaatacattctaacaacagctgatcaagcttaaacgtgctgctgttgtttagcgcgacatctgctggtttcctctttctggcacagagtgggcgataaacaaacaagagagaaaagccgatcagctgatcattgatcagtttcatgattgaagtagcaacaggagagggagggggagataagagaagaggcagctgtgcagcgtaaagacagaataaatccagctttgtagCTGAAGTCTGGGACGAATCAATACTATTTtcttctgtgtatctgtgataagacaagggggcgggtgcatctgacctcctcggctgtaattggtccattTCAGAATTGATCATGGCACATTGTCCAATcaaccacctttcattgtttatgccattacaaaataagcaaaaaccaaaaaaccttggcccataaaaacgaaaaatcaccatcggccgaAGGCTGGTCAGCTGTGGTGTGGAGGGACATCTGTGTGTGGTATTTAGTACATGATACAGCGCAGTTTTGAATCTGTGAATGTATTATCAAGGTATCTGTAATCTGAGTAGATACACCGAAAGAAGaagatgattttaaaaaagaaaaaatcactcAGAAAATTACAAAACGTCAGTACACACGAGGGGTTTGACATTGTGCTGCAGTTCTCTGTTTAACAAGTGCATCAGTTTGTGGACAAACAAATTCTGCAGTGTCACAGTTTTGTGGTCAGGAGTCAGTCGTGTAATAATCAGCAGTTAtttctcttctcctcctttaaATGAAGCACATGTCAGCTCTCAGTCCATTTAACCCAGCATGTCAGCACATCTTTATCCCACACCGCTGCgacctctccctctctcacacatgcacagcatCATACAGTTCACATGCAGATCTTGTTAGTAAGAGAGTCGCTGCATCAAGCTGACTTGTAGAGCTCCTCATGGACAAACACCAGCTCACATCATTGACCTTTTACAGCCATACGTCCTCAGCAGGGACTAAAACTAAAGGACACCAAGCTTTGTTAAATGCTGGCTGCATGTGGAGTCTGATGCAGTGCAGCATATATGTCACTGTGCTTGCATTTACTTTCCTTTAGGTGACAACGCCCCGAAGGTGCTGGTGTTCACTACAGACGGAGATTACCTCATGTCCTGGAATACAACCACCCTGGAGAAGCCTCATGGAATATTTCTAGCAGATGCAGCTTCATCGAACCCCACCGTGTGGATCACAGATGTGGGGAACGGCCCGTATGGTCACTGCATCAAACGTTACACGCCATCAGGAAAGTTGCTACAGGTGATTTGGTGCTAAGTAAAGCTGTTTCTGAAGTATCTAGTGTGATTCTAGGAATAGAAAACATCCTGTTGATTCTCGATTTGTTCGTCTCAGGTGCTTGGAACGCCAGGAAAAGCAGGTTCTGgactggaccccctgcagtttgatCAGCCCGCCGAGATATTTGTCCACGACTCTGGGGAAATTTATATTGTGGACGGTGATGGAGGGATGAACAACCGCCTCATTAAGCTGtccaaagagcagaaggtgatGTGGATGCATGGAGAGAAAGGACAAGGCCTAGCTCAGTTCTACATCCCACACAGCGTGACCGTGGACACGGCCCAGAGGGTGTGGGTGGCTGACAGAGGAAACAAGAGGATCCAGGTTTTTAATTCTGTCACCGGGGAGTGGCTGGGGACGTGGGGGAGCTGCTTTACTGAAGATGCACCCTATTCTGTGCGCCTTACCCCAGACAAAAAGTACTTTGTTGTTGTCCAGCTCAACACCAATCAGATTTCACTGCTGGATGCGCCGCCTGTAGGCATGATTGGCCAGTGCAGAGTGGTCAGTGTGATCCAGTTGGCTGATGATGTGAAGCCCCACTTGGTAGACCTAGACCTGAAAACTGGGGCTCTGTATGTGGCTGAGATCGGAGCTCAACAAGCACAGAAGTTCACCCCCTTTAGTCTGGGTGAAAACTTCCTGTGACACAAGCTAAAACAGCCTGACTGATCATAAACGGTTTATGATCGAGCGTCAACAAACAGGATGTTTAATCCTTTTAATTAGCTGGCTTGAATCAAAAATCAAAAGGGGCTCTATCGTGTACTTTAcaactctttttctttctgggaCTCCACtacagcagctttgcatgatcaCAGTAAGCCCACTGAGGCCCAAGTTTAATCCATGACAGCCCCAACTTTAAACTCTAACCGGAGACAGTCCGGATATTTCTGTGGTTTAGAAAATGTTCTGCTGAGTATCAGGGAACAAACCACTcaccaaaaacaaactaacacgTTCTCTAGAATATAGGGCTAGACTTGGGGTCCAATCACTAATAGAGGGTTAAAGAAACTGCCCTTTATTTTAAAGTGAactttaaaactgaaaagtaGTACAATTTCACAGCCTTTTGCTCAGTGGAGTTAATTTTACCTCCTTAGTTGAAGCCTGTCCTCATTAAATGTGAACAAACAGTTTAGTCTTGTAGACACGCACGAAGAGGGGAGATGAAATGAGGTCTCCTTTAAGCAAAGACTGGTCTCAGATTCACTTCAGTTGAATTCAGTTGTATTTACATAGTGCCAATctacaacagcagttgcctcagaGTGTTTTATATTGTGATGTAAAAACGATATGACAGTAATAGACAGAAACCCCTCTGAGCAGGCAGAACCAGGCCCCTCCGGCCCGGCGGCTGAAGGAGAAGAGAGCAAAGAGACAAACTCGAGCCAGAGTTAATCACTGATGATTAGATCCTGCGTTACAACAACGTCTTGTTCTTTCAGCTACTTTTCagattttgtcttttgtcaAAATAAGATAAAGGTGAAACAGAGTATCATGGTGATTTGttttatcaggctgttgttgtCGGTCCTCGCTGTAGTCACGTGCCATTTGTAATGTTCTGATTTTGCACTGTTTCAGCAGATCAGAGCCTCTCTGAGATGTGTTCCTTCTTTGCTGCAGACACtttaagtttgtgtgttttggctgGAGCTGTTCTGATAATATCATCTGATAATGTTGTTAATTCATGTATgattgatttgtgttttttgacacagcagatgtgtaaaatgctgcaaaatatttacattaaaatCCATCCTAATGCTGTCAGCACTCATCATTGAACACGAGCAGCCATAAAGCTGTGTCCATCACGTGGTCAGAGTCTAATCTGGCCTCTGTTCCTTGAGCACAACGAGTGGTTTGCATGTTGTTGGAAACAGGATTGTACATCTAGAATCAAGGTGTTTCCTAACTGTAGTTTCTGACTTGGCTAAATGTTGTGAAAGACTTTTCTCCACAGTCATTCACTTTGAGTTATGCTGTGCTTTGCACGGTAATAGTCACCCGCCACCATCATCACCGTGCAGTGCAAGAATCTGCTTTGCTCAGATGAGacatgctttagaaaaaaaaaaaaaaaaagaaaaaaaaaaaaaaaagaagagagagattCATAGCCTgttcatagcttgtactcactacagcctgtacatacttatagttatagaatattcacaacatacttcataccgtgtacattataacataccataatagacccatttctgtaatatacttacatatctatattattgctaatatatattgtaatatatctatatcactaaagcacttctggatggatgcaaactgcatttcgttgccctgtacctgtgcatgtgcaatgacaataaagttgaattctattctattctattctattctattaccTTTATATCCCATTCTGTTCCCTCAGTCTGTGTTTCAGCTTCTGTGGGTCAAGCCGTGCACGTTGGCCACTTGTGCTTCATCTGTCCCTTTAGTCTTCAGTTAGTGTCGGTTGTGTTTGAATCTGTGGTCTGTTCCCTCATTattctctttgtgtgtctgtggtctCAGTCTTCCCTGGTGGCTGTGTCCTTCCTTGTGAGTGTTTCCTGTGAAGAATGATCGTTTGGTTTTTTCCTCGCTGGTTTTCCTTGTGAAGAGATCAGCAATAAAACTGTTTCACCTTGTGTTTGTGGAGTCCTGTGTTTGGATTCTACCTGCCAGTCTCACAGTTTCACCGTACAGGACGCCTCTTCAAACTGACaagtattaaatacatttaaataaccGTGTTCAGTATTTTCCCCTCATGTGATTTCTCATTATTGCACATAACTTTTTCATGACTTACCAACAACATCACTTCCAGCTGCTGAACTCTAAGCACTGTACCATTGGTCAAATATTCTAAATCACAGTTTTGCAAATCTCTGAACACAAATTGCATCATTTAGCACATTTTGTTCACTTGCCTTCAAAATGCAACCCATCCATGACCACTTAGTGTTGTTGCACCTGTTCAAACTCAGTTGTGAGAATAATCCGATCGTGTGTCGTGTGCCCTCGAGCTCTGCGCTCATTTTCTGCGTTCCTCAGATGGAGATCGGCAGGAACACTGAAGAAAAGCAAGAGCGACGCTAAGAGGCGGCCTGGGCAGCACCTGACAGACGAGCACTTTGTATTACAGAAACAAAGATTTCTTTTCCAACtttttctgtgtgcagtgaGTTGTTTCCTATTATTCTAACATTGCATGGCTGGACTTATTCTACATACTTTATAAAACAGGTATATACAACATATACATATCATACAGTAAATGTTATTTcagacaacaaacaaacatgacattttatagctgtgtgtgtttgtttggcttCTCGAGTCATTTTAACCATTTATAATCCACATCATGCAGAGGGATAAGAAAATAACTTTGTCAGGTTTAAATTCAAGTTGAGGAGCACCAA carries:
- the LOC113027764 gene encoding NHL repeat-containing protein 3; protein product: MKYTPTAKPLMLMTKTSHTCLIVSSMASLVLLMMVLYGTMSSQQPGGSSLRHDYQLLGRPLYKLDLSWPKNPELYTGDVFGVAVNQYAGVVYVAQRGDNAPKVLVFTTDGDYLMSWNTTTLEKPHGIFLADAASSNPTVWITDVGNGPYGHCIKRYTPSGKLLQVLGTPGKAGSGLDPLQFDQPAEIFVHDSGEIYIVDGDGGMNNRLIKLSKEQKVMWMHGEKGQGLAQFYIPHSVTVDTAQRVWVADRGNKRIQVFNSVTGEWLGTWGSCFTEDAPYSVRLTPDKKYFVVVQLNTNQISLLDAPPVGMIGQCRVVSVIQLADDVKPHLVDLDLKTGALYVAEIGAQQAQKFTPFSLGENFL